A genomic stretch from Arachis stenosperma cultivar V10309 chromosome 3, arast.V10309.gnm1.PFL2, whole genome shotgun sequence includes:
- the LOC130966269 gene encoding 11-beta-hydroxysteroid dehydrogenase A, whose translation MDLIHTFLNLVAPPFTFFFLCLFLPPYWGLKFMVSILSWLLSENVAGKVVHITGASSGIGEYLAYEYAKRGACLALSARRETALHQVADTARHLGSPDVIVMRADVSKPEDCMRLIDQTVNHFGRLDHLVNNAALSVATLFEETPDISNLRPIMETNFWGSVYTTRYALQHLRKSRGKIVVMSSVDSWLPAPRRHIYSASKAALVSLYETLRVEVGSEIGITIVTPGYIESEITKGKFLSAQGEVDVDQDLRDVEVSAVPVGSVSGCAESIIKSTLRGDRCLTVPSWFRMTYFIKLLCPELLEWTFRLLYLTAPGTPTSDALSKKILDATGAKNLFYPPSIQSPDVKTD comes from the exons ATGGACCTGATTCATACGTTTCTGAACCTTGTAGCTCCTCCCTTCACCTTCTTTTTCCTATGCCTGTTCTTGCCACCGTACTGGGGTCTCAAGTTTATGGTGTCCATCCTAAGCTGGTTGCTGAGTGAGAATGTGGCTGGTAAAGTGGTTCACATCACAGGTGCTTCCTCTGGCATTGGGGAGTATTTGGCGTACGAGTATGCAAAGAGGGGTGCTTGCCTTGCGCTTTCTGCGAGGAGGGAAACTGCTCTCCATCAAGTTGCTGACACAGCCCGTCATCTTGGATCTCCCGATGTTATCGTTATGCGTGCCGATGTTTCCAAGCCTGAGGACTGCATGCGATTGATCGACCAAACTGTCAATCATTTTGGAAGAC TGGATCACCTTGTAAATAACGCGGCACTCAGCGTTGCTACCTTGTTTGAAGAAACCCCTGATATCTCCAATTTGAGGCCTATCATG GAAACAAACTTTTGGGGATCAGTATACACAACCCGTTATGCATTACAGCATCTGAGGAAGAGCAGAGGCAAAATCGTGGTCATGTCATCTGTAGATTCATGGTTGCCTGCGCCCAGAAGGCACATCTATAGC GCAAGCAAAGCAGCATTGGTGAGCCTGTATGAAACGCTGAGGGTGGAGGTCGGGTCGGAAATAGGCATAACAATCGTGACACCGGGGTACATAGAGTCGGAAATAACGAAAGGGAAGTTCCTAAGCGCACAAGGGGAGGTCGATGTTGATCAGGATCTGAGAGACGTGGAGGTGAGCGCAGTGCCGGTGGGGTCAGTGAGTGGATGCGCCGAATCGATAATAAAGAGCACTTTGAGGGGAGACAGGTGCCTAACTGTACCCTCATGGTTCAGGATGACATACTTCATCAAACTCCTCTGCCCTGAGCTTCTCGAGTGGACCTTCAGGTTGCTGTATCTAACTGCACCCGGAACTCCCACAAGTGATGCACTTAGCAAGAAGATTCTAGACGCCACCGGTGCCAAGAACTTGTTCTACCCTCCTTCCATCCAATCCCCTGATGTCAAGACTGATtga